From Diaminobutyricibacter sp. McL0608, one genomic window encodes:
- a CDS encoding histidine phosphatase family protein — MTAGKLLLIRHGESTANVAATAAELAGEETIAVGSRDADVPLSALGDQQAAALALRLEAEFDDKRATPALVWASPYLRAIRTAQLALGSIPFVIDERLRDRELGIIDALTARGVEARLPDEAARRRWLGKFYYRPPGGEAWTDVAFRLRSFVRDLDSADDRPVVLFTHDAVVSLFLYVLLGWTEQQLDEFLLTSVVGNASVTTLVRDDARWRVEAFSDDSHLARAGLPATAHPGAARVTE, encoded by the coding sequence ATGACAGCGGGAAAGCTCCTCCTCATCCGTCACGGCGAAAGCACGGCGAACGTCGCTGCTACGGCGGCCGAGCTCGCAGGCGAGGAGACGATCGCCGTCGGTTCGAGGGATGCGGATGTTCCTCTCTCCGCGCTCGGCGATCAGCAGGCGGCCGCGCTTGCGCTTCGGTTGGAGGCTGAATTCGACGACAAACGTGCGACCCCCGCACTGGTCTGGGCTTCGCCGTACTTGCGCGCGATCCGCACGGCGCAGCTCGCGCTCGGCAGCATCCCCTTCGTCATCGACGAGCGGTTGCGCGACCGCGAGCTCGGCATCATCGACGCCCTGACCGCCCGCGGAGTCGAAGCTCGGCTGCCCGATGAAGCTGCGCGTCGCCGGTGGCTCGGAAAGTTCTACTATCGTCCGCCGGGGGGTGAGGCCTGGACAGATGTCGCATTTCGCCTGCGATCGTTCGTGCGTGACCTGGACAGCGCGGATGACCGGCCGGTTGTGCTTTTCACGCACGACGCCGTGGTGAGTCTGTTCCTCTATGTACTACTGGGTTGGACGGAGCAACAGCTCGACGAGTTCTTGCTGACCAGCGTTGTCGGCAACGCTTCGGTGACGACGCTTGTTCGTGACGATGCAAGGTGGCGTGTCGAGGCATTCTCCGATGACTCTCATCTGGCTCGTGCCGGACTTCCGGCGACCGCGCACCCAGGGGCGGCGCGTGTCACCGAGTAG
- a CDS encoding ADP-dependent NAD(P)H-hydrate dehydratase, translating to MTLIWLVPDFRRPRTQGRRVSPSRQVTEVDAMLLREWPLPAPGGSKRSRGEVVVVGGAARSPGAAILAGRASLRVGAGRLTLALGASSAAAAAVAFPESGVVALGETVSGAIRGKSIVTVHDDLDAANAVLVGPGLDDIAETVRMLRTLRPYVGGATTVVLDAYALAALAKWRGRFNVARLILTPNPAEAEVLLGRSPGGLDEAVAAIADRYRAVVSCQGWVADPTGRLLRIRTGGPGLGTSGSGDALAGAITGLAARGCEPLQATAWGTYLHMAAGESLSHEVATLGFLASEIVDRLPHELASIEMDL from the coding sequence ATGACTCTCATCTGGCTCGTGCCGGACTTCCGGCGACCGCGCACCCAGGGGCGGCGCGTGTCACCGAGTAGGCAGGTCACCGAGGTCGACGCGATGCTGCTGCGAGAGTGGCCGCTTCCCGCGCCCGGCGGCTCCAAGCGATCGCGAGGCGAGGTGGTCGTTGTCGGCGGCGCGGCGCGGTCGCCGGGCGCTGCGATACTCGCCGGTCGGGCCTCTCTTCGTGTCGGCGCCGGCCGCCTCACCCTAGCTCTTGGTGCCTCGTCGGCGGCCGCCGCAGCCGTCGCGTTTCCCGAATCCGGCGTGGTAGCGCTCGGCGAGACGGTGTCGGGCGCCATTCGTGGCAAGTCGATTGTGACCGTGCATGACGACCTGGACGCGGCGAACGCAGTGCTCGTGGGTCCGGGCCTCGACGATATCGCGGAGACGGTTCGGATGCTGCGGACCCTTCGCCCGTACGTCGGCGGTGCGACGACTGTGGTGCTCGACGCTTACGCGCTCGCTGCTCTCGCCAAGTGGCGTGGGCGCTTCAACGTCGCCAGGCTCATCCTGACCCCCAACCCCGCGGAGGCAGAAGTCCTTCTCGGCCGCTCGCCCGGTGGACTCGACGAGGCCGTGGCGGCGATCGCCGACCGCTACCGGGCGGTCGTGTCATGTCAGGGGTGGGTGGCCGACCCCACGGGAAGGCTTCTCCGGATCCGCACGGGTGGTCCGGGCCTCGGGACGTCGGGGAGTGGAGATGCTCTGGCGGGGGCGATCACCGGTCTCGCGGCCCGCGGTTGCGAACCACTGCAGGCGACAGCGTGGGGAACTTACCTGCACATGGCTGCCGGCGAGTCACTCTCGCACGAGGTCGCGACGCTCGGCTTCCTCGCCAGCGAGATCGTCGACCGGCTCCCACACGAACTCGCGAGTATCGAAATGGACCTGTAA
- a CDS encoding ATP-dependent DNA ligase, which translates to MGTLTYGTGQEITLDDRTLSHLQIAMGLKLRRQEGFFFSWNETDTDTERRCAIWIDPGIPLVFRYDGTASAPVNRNWLEQLTQSSNSARGLHLLPEEAAIA; encoded by the coding sequence ATGGGCACGCTGACCTACGGAACCGGCCAAGAAATCACCCTCGACGACCGCACTCTCTCCCACCTGCAGATCGCGATGGGATTGAAACTCCGGCGCCAGGAAGGATTCTTCTTCAGCTGGAACGAAACCGACACGGACACCGAGAGACGCTGCGCCATCTGGATCGACCCCGGGATCCCCCTCGTGTTCCGCTACGACGGCACCGCGAGCGCACCGGTCAACCGAAACTGGTTGGAACAGCTCACCCAGAGCTCCAACAGCGCCCGCGGACTTCACCTCCTTCCCGAAGAAGCAGCGATCGCCTGA
- a CDS encoding MerR family transcriptional regulator — MEKTPDDLPLYSMAVAAELLGLPPATLRLYERKGLLRPARTEGGTRRYSADDIERMRRVADLQDDGVNLAGIGKVLDLEVENASLRRAMGDSTTAEKADGDETSG, encoded by the coding sequence ATGGAAAAGACGCCCGACGATCTTCCGCTCTACAGCATGGCGGTGGCCGCCGAGTTGCTTGGCCTGCCGCCCGCGACGCTGCGCCTCTACGAGCGCAAAGGACTTCTGCGGCCCGCGCGAACCGAGGGAGGTACCCGGCGGTACAGCGCCGACGACATCGAGCGGATGCGTCGCGTCGCTGACCTCCAGGACGACGGCGTCAACCTCGCCGGAATCGGCAAAGTTCTCGACCTCGAGGTCGAAAACGCCTCCCTGCGCCGCGCGATGGGCGACTCCACGACAGCTGAAAAGGCTGACGGCGACGAAACCTCAGGATGA
- a CDS encoding phage holin family protein, whose translation MSDIPTPSEQKAETTSLGDLLTEVSRDISTLMRQEVELAKAEIRESAVRAGKGAGLMGGAGYAALMAVFFLSVALWWALGYLIGNAWSAVIVAVIWAIIALALYFAGRSSIKSIRGAPQTVDTIKEIPDTLKRNEENR comes from the coding sequence GTGAGCGACATCCCGACTCCATCGGAGCAGAAAGCGGAGACCACCTCGCTCGGCGATCTCCTGACCGAGGTCTCGCGGGACATCTCGACGCTGATGCGGCAGGAGGTCGAACTCGCGAAGGCCGAAATCCGGGAGAGCGCTGTCCGTGCCGGAAAGGGCGCGGGCCTGATGGGCGGCGCCGGGTATGCGGCGCTCATGGCTGTCTTCTTCTTGTCGGTCGCCCTGTGGTGGGCGCTCGGCTACCTGATCGGCAACGCCTGGTCGGCGGTGATCGTTGCGGTGATCTGGGCGATCATCGCGCTGGCCCTGTACTTCGCCGGTCGCAGCAGCATCAAGTCGATCCGGGGCGCCCCGCAGACCGTGGACACCATCAAAGAGATCCCAGACACTCTGAAACGAAATGAGGAGAACCGATGA
- a CDS encoding DUF3618 domain-containing protein, with amino-acid sequence MTNNPDAIRADIEETRRELGSDVDALADKVSPSKMAQRQTRKLRSALGSVKDTVMGATDDAKDAAASAGDSIADAGHTAVAKAQGNPLAVGLIAFGVGWLAASLIPASEKEKELASTVKEAAQPLVQDVAAVAKDVAENLREPAQDAVDAVKDTATDAVHSVRAEASMAVDDVKDQAAEAKHVVQEGNG; translated from the coding sequence ATGACGAACAACCCAGATGCGATTCGCGCGGACATCGAAGAAACTCGCCGCGAACTCGGCAGCGATGTCGACGCACTGGCCGACAAGGTCAGCCCGTCGAAGATGGCGCAGCGCCAGACCCGAAAGCTGCGTTCCGCGCTCGGCTCGGTCAAGGACACTGTGATGGGTGCGACGGACGATGCGAAAGACGCGGCGGCTTCGGCCGGCGACAGCATCGCGGACGCCGGGCACACGGCGGTGGCCAAGGCACAGGGCAACCCGCTGGCGGTCGGATTGATCGCGTTCGGGGTGGGTTGGCTCGCCGCCTCGCTCATCCCTGCCTCCGAGAAGGAGAAGGAGCTGGCATCCACGGTCAAAGAAGCCGCCCAGCCGTTGGTGCAGGACGTCGCGGCTGTCGCGAAGGATGTGGCTGAGAACCTGCGCGAGCCGGCCCAGGATGCGGTGGATGCGGTCAAGGACACGGCGACGGATGCGGTCCATTCCGTCAGGGCGGAAGCCTCGATGGCCGTCGACGACGTCAAGGACCAGGCCGCCGAAGCGAAGCACGTCGTGCAAGAGGGCAACGGCTAG
- a CDS encoding Dps family protein yields the protein MATTQAKTTKKAPLQSKSTTVGNRPTRRENAEHGFIASAELARNLQQVHVDLIELHLQGKQAHWNVVGKNFRDLHLQLDEIVESAREFSDEIAERLRALHATADGRSETVAHTTSLRPFPNGEVDTAETVDLITERIEAAVATIRDVHDQVDEEDPTSADLLHQIIATLEQYAWMVSAENRKPATK from the coding sequence GTGGCGACAACGCAGGCGAAGACGACGAAGAAGGCACCGCTGCAGTCCAAGAGCACGACCGTGGGCAACCGGCCGACCCGGCGCGAGAACGCCGAACACGGGTTCATCGCGTCGGCCGAGCTCGCACGCAACCTCCAGCAGGTCCACGTCGACCTGATCGAGCTGCACCTCCAGGGCAAGCAGGCCCACTGGAATGTGGTCGGCAAGAACTTCCGCGACCTGCACCTGCAGCTTGATGAGATCGTCGAGTCTGCGCGTGAGTTCAGCGACGAGATCGCAGAACGGCTTCGCGCCCTTCACGCGACGGCCGACGGTCGTAGCGAAACAGTGGCGCACACGACGAGCCTGCGCCCCTTCCCGAACGGCGAAGTGGATACGGCGGAGACGGTCGACCTGATCACGGAACGGATCGAGGCCGCCGTAGCGACCATCCGAGACGTCCACGACCAGGTCGACGAGGAAGACCCGACGTCCGCGGACCTGTTGCACCAGATCATCGCCACGCTGGAGCAGTACGCGTGGATGGTGAGCGCAGAGAACCGCAAACCGGCCACGAAGTGA
- a CDS encoding acyl-CoA dehydrogenase family protein, producing MDGERREPQTGHEVSAAAERYREAAVACAGQAAPLLDVLRTEDAVFAPLPGSRVGATAERHRILSCAAAIDITAARVLEPHLDALAILAEAGQEQTGSGHTWGVFAAEARDVALNARQVGSSWVLEGVKPWCSLGARLTDALVTARDGAGERRLFRVDLTQDSVAAEPTSWASRGLADVESGPLRFDAAEAVPVGEPGWYLSRPGFRWGAIGVAAAWWGGCVPLFQALLARARTESANPLLVARVGGLFRLLDAAGLLLERAAESIDAWTPAGRVDADQAAVLAHSVRGAAADAAVETLSTAHDLLGPAVFGFDESLARRAVDLQMYISQYHRGPDDVSLVSHLPGSGRWW from the coding sequence GTGGATGGTGAGCGCAGAGAACCGCAAACCGGCCACGAAGTGAGTGCGGCGGCCGAGCGCTACCGTGAAGCGGCGGTCGCCTGCGCGGGGCAGGCGGCACCGCTTCTCGACGTGCTCCGGACCGAGGATGCGGTCTTCGCGCCCCTTCCCGGCTCGCGGGTGGGAGCGACCGCCGAACGTCACCGCATCCTCTCGTGCGCGGCCGCGATCGACATCACTGCGGCCCGCGTGCTCGAGCCGCATCTCGATGCGCTCGCGATCCTCGCGGAGGCCGGGCAGGAGCAGACCGGCAGCGGACACACCTGGGGTGTCTTCGCCGCCGAGGCCCGGGACGTCGCCCTGAACGCTCGACAGGTTGGTTCGTCCTGGGTCCTCGAGGGCGTCAAGCCCTGGTGCTCGCTCGGCGCACGGTTGACGGATGCGCTGGTCACCGCACGCGACGGGGCGGGTGAGCGCAGGCTGTTCCGCGTCGATCTCACCCAGGACTCGGTCGCCGCCGAGCCCACCAGCTGGGCGTCGCGTGGACTGGCCGACGTGGAGAGCGGTCCTCTGCGGTTCGATGCTGCGGAGGCGGTCCCGGTTGGCGAGCCGGGCTGGTATCTGTCACGCCCGGGCTTCCGCTGGGGTGCCATCGGGGTCGCGGCTGCCTGGTGGGGCGGATGCGTCCCTCTCTTTCAGGCGCTTCTCGCGCGTGCGCGCACCGAGTCCGCCAACCCACTGCTCGTCGCGCGGGTCGGCGGCCTGTTCCGGCTGCTCGACGCTGCCGGTCTGCTTCTCGAACGGGCCGCCGAGTCGATCGACGCCTGGACTCCGGCCGGTCGTGTCGACGCCGATCAGGCCGCCGTTCTCGCACATTCCGTTCGGGGCGCGGCTGCCGACGCCGCGGTCGAAACGTTGTCGACGGCGCACGACCTGCTCGGTCCGGCAGTGTTCGGGTTCGACGAGTCGCTGGCCCGCCGTGCGGTCGACCTGCAGATGTACATCTCGCAGTACCATCGCGGTCCCGACGACGTTTCATTGGTGTCGCATCTTCCCGGGTCGGGCCGCTGGTGGTGA
- a CDS encoding PIG-L family deacetylase: protein MVTFDARVAVTRPDEWEGRVEWGGIPQIDSEKFGDVDQLVVFSAHADDETLGAGGLLTRVACEGVPVRIVVATGGADRARELDTALFELGVPAEVELLGLTDGGLKHEIELLRNEIDRALEQRGAHCLILAPWPGDRHGDHRTLGREVSDAARRADARLLFYPLWLWQWGTPDDVPWPRLVDVALTASERDAKATAIGCFTSQLTSPTNPDGVLTPEFVQHVATRAEVLIRPEWAVQDAHFEKLHQRDDDPWSVRTRWYERRKRELMVAALPRERYQRALELGCSVGETTASLARRCDEVVAVDHAAAAVASASRRLADATRVTVARMRIPDDWPDGTFDLIVVSEIGYYLAEDQWALTIERCLRALRPGGEVVLCHWLGRSDDFAQTGIDAHDTFRRRSGLAVVVEHREPEFILEVFA, encoded by the coding sequence GTGGTGACGTTCGACGCGCGCGTCGCGGTAACGCGTCCAGACGAGTGGGAGGGCCGCGTCGAGTGGGGCGGCATTCCCCAGATCGACTCCGAAAAGTTCGGCGATGTCGACCAGCTCGTCGTGTTCTCGGCGCACGCCGACGACGAAACGCTCGGCGCCGGAGGGCTCCTCACACGCGTCGCCTGCGAGGGCGTCCCCGTTCGGATCGTCGTCGCCACGGGCGGTGCGGATCGTGCCCGCGAGCTCGACACCGCTCTGTTCGAGCTCGGCGTGCCTGCCGAGGTCGAACTGCTCGGCCTGACCGATGGCGGGTTGAAACACGAGATCGAGCTGCTCCGTAACGAGATCGACCGGGCGCTGGAGCAGCGCGGCGCGCACTGTCTGATCCTCGCGCCCTGGCCGGGCGACCGCCACGGCGACCACCGCACGCTCGGCAGAGAGGTCAGTGACGCGGCCCGGCGTGCCGACGCGAGACTGCTGTTCTATCCCCTCTGGCTGTGGCAGTGGGGCACACCTGACGATGTTCCCTGGCCGCGGCTGGTCGACGTCGCGCTGACGGCGAGCGAACGCGACGCCAAGGCGACGGCGATCGGATGCTTCACCAGCCAGTTGACGTCACCGACCAACCCGGACGGCGTGCTCACACCCGAATTCGTGCAGCACGTCGCTACGCGGGCCGAGGTGCTCATCCGCCCCGAATGGGCTGTGCAGGATGCGCATTTCGAGAAGCTGCACCAGCGTGACGACGACCCCTGGTCTGTGCGCACGCGCTGGTACGAGCGTCGCAAGCGCGAACTGATGGTCGCAGCGCTTCCGCGCGAACGCTACCAGCGTGCGCTGGAGCTGGGATGCTCGGTCGGCGAGACGACAGCCTCTCTGGCCAGGCGGTGCGACGAGGTGGTCGCGGTCGACCACGCAGCTGCGGCGGTCGCGTCGGCGTCACGCCGCCTCGCGGACGCGACTCGGGTCACGGTGGCGAGGATGCGCATCCCGGACGACTGGCCCGACGGAACATTCGACCTCATCGTTGTCTCCGAGATCGGCTATTACCTGGCCGAAGACCAGTGGGCGCTGACCATCGAGCGCTGCCTTCGTGCACTTCGGCCCGGCGGCGAGGTCGTTCTGTGTCATTGGCTCGGTCGTTCGGACGACTTCGCCCAGACCGGGATCGATGCGCACGACACATTTCGCCGTCGGTCCGGACTCGCCGTGGTCGTCGAGCATCGAGAGCCCGAGTTCATCCTGGAAGTCTTCGCATGA
- a CDS encoding glycosyltransferase: MTAEVERVVVVIPARNEEETLAACLTSVQRASDHIQIAVTVVLVLDSCTDRSAEIAASFADVVVLAGEFSNVGLARASGFSAALASCTEDPKAVWLASTDADSVVPSRWLAEHLRAAGEGADVYVGAVVPVLHDLDAERRRAWLHTHPPGATLGHVHGANLGMRGSAYRAAGGFMGLAIGEDVELVARMRGLGVRFAESEAHPVVTSSRLAGRARGGYANYLTGLTPSLASSN, from the coding sequence ATGACGGCCGAAGTCGAGCGGGTCGTCGTGGTCATCCCCGCGAGGAATGAAGAGGAAACCCTGGCCGCATGCCTCACCTCCGTGCAGCGCGCGAGTGACCATATCCAGATTGCCGTGACCGTGGTGCTCGTCCTCGATTCGTGCACCGACCGCTCGGCGGAGATCGCTGCGTCGTTCGCGGACGTGGTCGTGCTCGCGGGAGAGTTTTCAAATGTCGGGCTGGCCAGAGCATCAGGGTTCTCGGCTGCGCTGGCGTCCTGCACTGAGGATCCGAAGGCGGTATGGCTCGCCAGCACGGATGCCGACAGTGTGGTCCCCTCCCGTTGGCTGGCCGAGCACCTGCGGGCGGCGGGGGAAGGTGCCGACGTCTACGTCGGGGCGGTGGTGCCAGTACTGCACGACCTTGACGCCGAACGTCGCCGTGCCTGGCTGCACACACATCCACCCGGTGCCACTCTCGGCCATGTGCACGGTGCGAACCTGGGGATGCGCGGCTCCGCCTATCGCGCGGCAGGCGGCTTCATGGGCTTGGCGATCGGCGAGGACGTCGAACTGGTCGCCCGGATGCGCGGCCTCGGGGTGCGGTTCGCCGAATCGGAAGCGCATCCGGTCGTCACGTCGAGTCGCTTGGCGGGTCGAGCCCGAGGTGGCTATGCAAACTACCTCACGGGGCTCACGCCGTCGCTTGCCTCCTCAAACTAG
- a CDS encoding glycoside hydrolase family 5 protein, with protein MENFITGYAANETLMRGKVAAVIGTDRADRFFERLLTAFYGEADASFLGSCGMTVIRIPVNYRHFESDADPFTILPTAFDHLDRAIELSGRYGIYSIIDLHALPGSQNHHWHSDNSTHEPHLWQHPHFQDRVENIWKAIAEHYRDNTWVAGYNLMNEPADESRAVVGPLYRRLFEAVRAIDPDHTIYLDGNTYSTEFDMFDAEPWPNTVYALHDYVAAGLGRGGDYPGYTDGTYIDKDYAREKFLQRSEYARRTGTPIFVGEFAPIYTGDERTDAMRRQILADQLELYREFDVSWTSWMYKDLGRQGLVNVSADSQYRLRFDDFVAKKNRLAADQWGSDRLGGDGVREVSQAVQDLAAREFPNWTPYPWGRFDTVATLLNNLLFAQPLADEYAELFRGLTDQQLDALADSFSFEQCVVRESLRDQLVAGQDLQAVPAATARQS; from the coding sequence ATGGAAAACTTCATCACAGGCTACGCGGCGAATGAGACACTGATGCGAGGCAAGGTGGCCGCCGTGATCGGCACCGACCGCGCGGACCGCTTCTTCGAACGGTTGCTGACCGCGTTCTACGGGGAGGCGGATGCCTCCTTCCTCGGGTCATGCGGCATGACGGTCATCCGCATTCCGGTGAACTACCGGCACTTCGAATCGGATGCAGACCCGTTCACCATCCTTCCCACCGCTTTCGATCATCTCGACCGCGCCATCGAGCTTTCCGGGCGGTACGGTATCTACTCGATCATCGACCTGCATGCTCTTCCGGGCAGCCAGAACCACCACTGGCACTCCGACAACTCGACCCACGAACCCCACCTGTGGCAGCATCCGCATTTCCAGGATCGGGTCGAGAACATCTGGAAGGCGATCGCCGAGCATTACCGGGACAACACGTGGGTCGCGGGATACAACCTGATGAACGAGCCGGCCGACGAGTCGCGCGCCGTAGTCGGGCCTCTCTACCGGCGACTGTTCGAGGCTGTCCGAGCCATAGATCCGGACCATACGATCTACCTCGACGGGAACACCTATTCCACCGAGTTCGACATGTTCGACGCTGAGCCGTGGCCCAACACGGTGTATGCGTTGCACGATTACGTTGCAGCAGGGCTGGGCCGTGGCGGCGACTATCCGGGATACACCGACGGAACCTACATCGACAAGGACTACGCGAGGGAGAAGTTCTTGCAACGCTCCGAATACGCACGACGCACCGGGACGCCGATCTTCGTCGGCGAGTTCGCGCCGATCTACACCGGCGACGAGCGCACCGACGCTATGCGCAGGCAGATCCTCGCCGACCAGCTGGAGCTGTACCGCGAGTTCGACGTCAGCTGGACCAGCTGGATGTACAAGGACCTCGGGCGTCAGGGGCTCGTGAACGTTTCAGCGGATTCCCAATACCGTCTGCGCTTCGACGACTTCGTGGCCAAGAAGAATCGACTCGCCGCGGACCAGTGGGGAAGTGACCGCCTCGGCGGGGACGGGGTCCGTGAGGTCAGCCAGGCCGTGCAAGACCTGGCCGCACGCGAGTTCCCGAACTGGACGCCGTACCCGTGGGGCCGGTTCGACACCGTCGCGACCCTGCTCAACAACCTGCTCTTCGCCCAGCCGCTTGCCGATGAATACGCCGAGCTGTTCCGCGGCCTGACCGACCAGCAACTGGACGCGCTGGCCGATTCGTTCTCATTCGAGCAGTGTGTGGTGCGTGAGAGCCTGCGCGATCAGCTGGTGGCCGGTCAGGATCTGCAGGCAGTTCCCGCGGCGACCGCCAGGCAGTCGTGA
- a CDS encoding zinc-binding dehydrogenase, whose amino-acid sequence MVRIEAAGVCHSDYHYMTGDLTGPLPLVLGHEGAGIVEEVGDGASGRIRVGDRVALLWRPRCGQCAACISGNPVLCERGPVQAQSGGLPDGTSRLSFPGGGELHHLMGVSCFAERVVVNENAAVRVPDGVPSEVAAISACAVITGVGAVFHEVHDAEGRPLLVFGAGGVGLSSVMGAALVGAYPVIVVDVDDAKLERARELGATHTVNARTEDVVERVLAITGGAGVPWAIEAIGRAQTLEQAITCVAPGGTLVAVGLGAAAASFQVPLNQLVQRQKRIVGSLYGSSNPQLDLPRIFSLYLAGKLPIDRLIGDRLPLTEFTEAYRRLAAGGVGRGILVP is encoded by the coding sequence GTGGTGAGAATCGAGGCGGCGGGAGTCTGTCACAGCGACTACCACTACATGACCGGAGACCTGACAGGACCTCTGCCGCTGGTGCTCGGGCACGAAGGGGCAGGCATCGTCGAGGAGGTCGGCGACGGAGCATCCGGCCGAATCCGGGTCGGCGACAGGGTCGCCCTGCTGTGGAGACCGCGCTGCGGACAGTGCGCCGCCTGCATTTCAGGCAACCCCGTTCTCTGCGAACGAGGACCCGTGCAAGCCCAATCGGGCGGACTGCCTGACGGCACATCCCGGCTGTCGTTTCCTGGCGGGGGCGAACTGCACCACCTGATGGGGGTCTCCTGCTTCGCGGAGCGCGTGGTCGTGAACGAGAACGCGGCGGTGCGTGTGCCGGACGGCGTGCCATCGGAGGTGGCGGCGATCTCGGCGTGCGCTGTCATCACGGGCGTCGGTGCCGTGTTCCACGAGGTGCACGACGCCGAGGGGCGACCACTGCTCGTCTTCGGCGCCGGCGGCGTAGGCCTGTCAAGCGTGATGGGTGCGGCGCTCGTCGGGGCGTATCCCGTGATCGTCGTGGACGTCGACGACGCGAAACTCGAACGTGCACGCGAGCTGGGCGCGACGCACACGGTCAACGCCCGCACCGAGGACGTGGTCGAGCGCGTGCTCGCGATCACAGGAGGTGCGGGCGTCCCCTGGGCGATCGAGGCCATCGGGCGCGCACAGACCCTCGAGCAGGCGATCACGTGCGTCGCACCCGGTGGAACACTCGTGGCCGTGGGGCTCGGCGCCGCCGCGGCGAGTTTTCAGGTTCCCCTGAACCAGCTGGTTCAGCGGCAGAAGCGTATCGTGGGTTCGCTCTACGGGTCGAGCAATCCACAACTGGACCTTCCGAGGATATTCTCGCTGTATCTAGCGGGGAAGCTTCCGATCGATCGCCTCATCGGGGACCGCCTTCCGCTGACGGAATTCACCGAGGCGTACCGGCGGCTGGCCGCCGGAGGAGTCGGTCGTGGCATTCTCGTGCCGTAG